The Pyrus communis chromosome 5, drPyrComm1.1, whole genome shotgun sequence region GAGTGAGAGCAAGCTCatatttttgaatttggaaCCTCTAACTTAATTCTAATCCAACCTTCTGCTTTGTAGGACGATTCCTTTTGTCTGGAACCTCATTACATCCGGTTACATTGAACAATCAATATATGGGGTATGCGCTTCTGATTCCATAAACAATTTTTCTGTGATGTAGTCATATACTGGAGGAGATTTCTTGACCCGCCACAGtctacttttaatgaaaaatactaCTGACTTCCACACTTATTTAACAGGTTGTTATCAGCACTCTTGGTCTTCTTTTTATAGGGAAGCTGCTTGAACCTGTGTGGGGTTCTAGGGAGTTCTTCAAGTTCATCTTTGTAGTTAACTTCCTAACTTCCATATGCACTTTCGTCACTGCTATCGCTATGTATTACATTACAATGACGGAATTTTACCTGTAAGTACTAAGAAATCGGTTAACAGTCTGAGAAATAAAAGTTTTTGCAATGCTAGTGGTTCATGTTTTTGTCCTTGTTTTCATTGCTTCCTACATTTTCAGCCTTATTGCTTCTGTCTACCTCTTGTAGCATGTTGGTTTATTAGTAATATGAAAGTCAAGATGAGTAAATGGAAGTGAATGATGAACTTGGTAAATTTGAATCTAACTCTAAACTCGAACAGCACACAAATGTTTAAACAGATCATTCTGCAACTGTCAATACATATATTCCATTGTTCATCTATCTTATAGTACATAATAATTTTTGTACATGTGGTAGCCTGGTTTGTTTGCTCTCTTATCTTATTCTAAATATTGTTGCTTTATTTGGTTCATTTGTGCTAGATATATGCCTGTTTCTGGCTTCCACGGAGTCCTTTCAGGTTTCTTAGTTGGCATCAAGCAAATCATCCCCGACCAGGAGTTGCctttattgaaaataaaagctAAGGTTTggacttttggtgaaaatttctGCAGGTTATTAAATATTCCTAAAACTCTCTGTTTGGTGTTGGTTTCAATCATGTGCAGTGGTTACCATCTATCTTGCTATTGTTGTCCATTGCCATAAGCTTCTGGACAGAAAAGTCAGCAACACATCTTCCAATCTTAATATTTGGAACCTATACAAGTTGGATTTACCTAAGATACTGGCAGAgtaaaccagaaacaaaactcaAGGGTGATCCAAGTGAAGATTTTGCATTTTCTACATTCTTCCCTGAATTTTTGAGGTACATAATTACCATTATTTTCAAACTCTTCAATTCAAGATAGAATATCCGTAGTTTCCATTGCTCTTAAGTGTTTCTTGTTAATTCTTGCAGGCCAGTCATCGATCCTGTTGCATCTATATTCCATCGGATGCTCTGTGGAAGATCTGAAGCTTCCAATGAATCCCAAGGTCACACCCTGGGCAGTACGTCATTGCCTGGATCTGACCCCATTGAAGCATCAAGAAGAAGGTAACGTTTCTGGTCTCAAACAGCATCCAGCTTGAATGTTAAATGTTACATCTCCGAAACAAAATTGATAGGTTCCTCGTTCGGATGAACTGTGGAGGGTAACCTTCCCATCATAAATCACACCCTTACTGTTTACACAGGCTTGAACATGGGATCTTTGAACTCCAGATCCTTAAGGATGAATACATGCCACTAGATAGCCAACATGTTATTAGCTAAGGAGATTAATAATCAAATAATTGGGGAAAAAGATATTCATTTTTGTTGCTGTCTCTTGCAGAGAAAGAGGTGCTCGAGCTCTTGAAGAAAGATTGGCAGCTGAGAGGCTGGCTGCAGCGCACGGTACAGAAGAGTCAGGAAGAGATGCCGCGGAGAATGTTTAATTGCTTGGGAACTCGTGTCGTTTCTGTTCTTTGAAGAGGAggcttttctatttttttatgtgtGTTCCCGCTCTCCGTAGAAATTCGAAAGAGGCATGCGCTGTCGATCTCTCTTGAAACATTTGGGGCCATTTTTTCATGTTGTACAAATACATCTTctagcatatatatatttgtatcttGGATTTAAGAGGATGCTTGTTTGATGGGACGCTGTTTATTCCCGAATTAGTCTCATGTGGAAAACTTTTATTCACCAAAATTCTCAATACAAACACTCTTTTAATAACCTTTCACTTTCATATAATTACAACTTGCCACTCCCTCTCTTCTACCGGAGAAAACTTCCTCAGTTAGTATACCAACCTTTGTTCCTAGCATCGCTCTTTAGAAAATGGAAAACCCTTTTCTTCCTCGTGGTTTGTGACATAACCAGTGGCACAGCAACCTCCGTTGTGGCCAAAAGACTTGCATGACATGAGTTCATCATCACGCGACAAATGATTGCATTGTTATGGTCTATGCAAGGATCGTTGTCAGGCAGCATTTTTTAAGACTTCGTAGAGATACAACATGGACTTCTGTTGATCGAAA contains the following coding sequences:
- the LOC137735603 gene encoding rhomboid-like protein 19, encoding MSTPSLSGSAGAFSGFTRLCKGLAVVLIGGHIVVQLLPHAVDYLALIPARTIPFVWNLITSGYIEQSIYGVVISTLGLLFIGKLLEPVWGSREFFKFIFVVNFLTSICTFVTAIAMYYITMTEFYLYMPVSGFHGVLSGFLVGIKQIIPDQELPLLKIKAKWLPSILLLLSIAISFWTEKSATHLPILIFGTYTSWIYLRYWQSKPETKLKGDPSEDFAFSTFFPEFLRPVIDPVASIFHRMLCGRSEASNESQGHTLGSTSLPGSDPIEASRRRERGARALEERLAAERLAAAHGTEESGRDAAENV